The following proteins come from a genomic window of Tenebrio molitor chromosome 9, icTenMoli1.1, whole genome shotgun sequence:
- the LOC138138322 gene encoding serine protease inhibitor 3/4-like, with product MILISATYFTVNWLKFFQRDASSRGVFKISPTRSVDVNFMEKTGIYNYCESTDLKAKIVEMPLENKILELVMVLPNEINGLAFIESRLNAAFVDPKYKEERVNVIMPKVAFDFKLDLRKVFQHVRFRFSLGKRDTVSCSWGSRRASTWRATSAESPPKNRSSSSTTSYTRASSISATKLLT from the coding sequence ATGATCCTGATCAGCGCCACCTACTTCACGGTCAACTGGCTCAAGTTCTTCCAACGCGACGCTTCGTCGAGGGGCGTGTTCAAGATCAGCCCCACCAGGTCGGTGGACGTCAACTTCATGGAGAAAACGGGCATCTACAACTACTGCGAGAGCACCGACCTCAAAGCCAAGATCGTGGAGATGCCTCTCGAAAACAAAATACTCGAGCTGGTCATGGTCCTCCCTAACGAAATCAACGGACTGGCTTTCATCGAGAGCCGCCTCAACGCCGCCTTCGTCGACCCGAAATACAAAGAAGAGCGCGTCAACGTCATCATGCCCAAGGTCGCCTTCGACTTCAAGCTAGATCTTAGGAAGGTTTTCCAGCACGTACGCTTCCGATTTAGTCTTGGCAAACGTGACACGGTCTCTTGCAGTTGGGGGTCAAGAAGGGCTTCAACATGGAGGGCGACTTCAGCGGAATCGCCGCCGAAAAATCGGTCCTCTTCATCAACCACCTCATACACAAGAGCGTCGTCAATTTCAGCGACGAAGCTTCTGACGTAG